From a region of the Methanobrevibacter thaueri genome:
- the galE gene encoding UDP-glucose 4-epimerase GalE: MILITGGAGYIGSHTNKALHNAGYDTVVVDNLCKGYENFVKWGNFENYDFGSKDVSEVFEKYDIDGVIHFGAFSSVAESVEFPQKYFKNNYKNTLNLLQVMREYGVDKFILSSTAAVYGNPEHVPITEDQDLKPINPYGHSKFITEKALQREADKGDFNYVSLRYFNAAGCDFDGEIGELHDPETHLIPLILDAAIGKRESISIFGTDYDTPDGTCIRDYIHVNDLADAHVKAYEYLCKENESNIFNLGNGEGYSVREVIDMCKKVTGRDFEVKMDDRREGDPAILIADSTKIREKLGWVPQYDLEQIVESAWKWHERMNVI; the protein is encoded by the coding sequence TTGATTCTAATCACTGGTGGAGCAGGTTATATCGGTTCACATACCAACAAGGCACTGCATAATGCAGGTTATGACACTGTTGTAGTCGATAATCTATGCAAGGGCTATGAAAACTTTGTCAAATGGGGAAACTTTGAAAACTATGACTTTGGAAGCAAGGACGTAAGTGAAGTTTTTGAAAAATATGACATAGATGGTGTCATTCACTTTGGTGCCTTTTCATCAGTAGCTGAATCAGTGGAATTCCCTCAAAAATATTTTAAAAACAATTATAAAAATACACTAAATCTTTTACAAGTCATGAGGGAATATGGAGTAGATAAATTTATTTTATCCTCCACTGCCGCAGTTTACGGTAATCCTGAACATGTTCCGATTACCGAAGACCAGGACTTGAAGCCTATCAATCCCTATGGACATTCAAAGTTCATCACTGAAAAGGCTTTGCAGAGGGAAGCTGATAAGGGTGATTTCAATTATGTGTCCTTAAGATACTTCAATGCGGCAGGATGTGATTTTGATGGTGAGATTGGGGAATTGCATGACCCTGAAACTCACTTGATTCCTTTAATTTTAGATGCGGCAATTGGAAAAAGGGAAAGCATATCCATTTTCGGAACAGATTACGACACTCCTGACGGTACCTGTATCCGTGACTACATCCATGTGAATGACCTTGCGGACGCACACGTCAAGGCATATGAATATCTATGCAAGGAAAATGAGTCAAATATCTTTAACCTTGGAAACGGTGAAGGATATTCAGTCCGTGAAGTGATTGACATGTGCAAAAAGGTCACAGGTCGTGATTTTGAAGTCAAGATGGATGACCGCCGTGAAGGCGACCCTGCAATATTGATTGCCGATTCAACAAAAATCAGGGAAAAGCTGGGTTGGGTTCCACAATATGACCTGGAGCAGATTGTAGAGTCCGCCTGGAAATGGCATGAAAGAATGAATGTAATTTAG
- a CDS encoding NAD(P)/FAD-dependent oxidoreductase encodes MIETDVIVVGSGPAGSSAAKHAALGGAKVILMDKKSEIGAPKRCAEGVSIQGLEKLGIEPSPRWVTQEIQGVRIQTPDGTDVWLTKDEVKLPEAGYILERKVFDKHMAMDAARAGAEIRIKTLVTGIDKIDDGYIVYTECMGEKIDYKCKILIAADGPEGHVARWAGLRPAAKPKEMESGIQYEMCNVEFERPGVIEFYLGSCAPGGYVWIFPKGDDIANVGLAILPHKAEKTAKEYLDDFVATCPYLKNAQAVEMNVGGDPVGGMTKKLYDDNILVCGDAAGQVNPLTGGGIISGMTGGMCAGQVAAQAIKEDCSKKFLKQYDKMAHDELDHEIKRYKKVQEYLLTLSDDELDSIAHAFQGESFDKISTTEIVQKLVKVSPKALLKLGKFI; translated from the coding sequence ATGATTGAAACTGATGTTATTGTAGTGGGTTCAGGACCTGCAGGATCCAGTGCGGCTAAACACGCTGCATTAGGCGGAGCAAAAGTTATTTTAATGGATAAAAAATCTGAAATTGGTGCACCTAAAAGATGTGCGGAAGGAGTTTCCATTCAAGGATTAGAAAAATTAGGAATCGAACCTTCTCCTCGCTGGGTAACTCAGGAAATCCAAGGTGTAAGGATACAAACCCCTGACGGAACCGACGTATGGTTAACCAAGGATGAAGTAAAATTACCTGAAGCAGGTTACATTCTTGAGAGAAAAGTCTTCGATAAGCATATGGCAATGGATGCTGCAAGAGCAGGTGCTGAAATCAGAATCAAAACTCTTGTAACCGGAATAGACAAAATCGATGACGGATACATTGTCTACACTGAATGCATGGGCGAAAAAATCGATTACAAATGTAAAATCCTAATCGCCGCTGACGGTCCTGAAGGACATGTGGCAAGATGGGCAGGATTAAGACCTGCAGCAAAACCTAAGGAAATGGAATCAGGTATCCAATACGAAATGTGTAATGTCGAATTCGAAAGACCTGGAGTCATTGAATTCTACCTAGGTTCATGCGCACCTGGAGGATATGTGTGGATTTTCCCTAAAGGTGATGACATTGCAAACGTTGGACTTGCAATCTTACCTCACAAGGCTGAAAAGACAGCTAAAGAATACTTAGATGACTTTGTGGCAACTTGCCCTTACTTGAAAAACGCTCAAGCTGTTGAAATGAACGTTGGTGGAGACCCAGTTGGCGGAATGACCAAAAAACTTTACGATGACAACATTTTAGTCTGCGGAGATGCGGCAGGCCAAGTAAACCCATTGACCGGTGGAGGAATCATCTCAGGTATGACCGGTGGAATGTGCGCAGGCCAAGTCGCTGCACAGGCAATCAAGGAAGACTGTTCCAAAAAATTCTTAAAACAATACGACAAAATGGCTCACGACGAGCTCGATCACGAAATCAAAAGATACAAAAAAGTACAGGAATACCTATTAACATTATCTGATGATGAATTGGACAGCATTGCACATGCATTCCAAGGAGAAAGTTTTGATAAGATTTCAACCACTGAAATCGTTCAAAAATTAGTTAAAGTATCTCCAAAAGCTTTACTCAAATTAGGTAAATTTATTTAG
- a CDS encoding 4Fe-4S binding protein: MIVKDWCSFCGECAGVCPRNLIQVREYSLVFNDEDCKDCDTCIKACPIDALEKED; this comes from the coding sequence ATGATTGTAAAAGATTGGTGCTCATTCTGTGGAGAATGTGCGGGCGTTTGCCCAAGAAATTTAATACAAGTAAGAGAGTACTCATTAGTGTTTAATGATGAGGATTGTAAAGACTGTGATACATGCATTAAAGCATGTCCTATTGATGCTTTAGAAAAAGAGGACTGA
- a CDS encoding universal stress protein yields MFDVITVPVDGSDYGYKAADVAIEIAQKFGSKIAAVHVLEEFSFNSYDDEEDSGDAILAKITSKANEAGVEVVEHLLTADPLRDMKFIIDQTRADLVVIHAHGANNNRFVSFDENNVSDTQIGSVSERLLRTSDVPVLLIK; encoded by the coding sequence ATGTTTGATGTAATCACAGTTCCTGTAGACGGTTCCGATTATGGATACAAGGCGGCTGATGTCGCCATTGAGATAGCTCAGAAGTTTGGCTCCAAGATTGCTGCAGTCCATGTGCTGGAGGAATTCTCATTCAATAGCTATGATGATGAGGAGGACTCCGGAGATGCCATTTTGGCCAAAATCACATCCAAGGCAAATGAGGCTGGCGTTGAAGTTGTGGAGCACCTGCTCACAGCAGATCCTTTGAGGGACATGAAGTTCATCATCGACCAGACCCGTGCAGATTTGGTTGTCATCCATGCCCATGGGGCAAACAACAACCGTTTTGTTTCATTTGATGAGAATAATGTCAGTGATACTCAAATAGGTTCAGTTTCAGAAAGGCTACTTAGAACCTCTGATGTGCCGGTATTGCTAATAAAATAA